tctaTTTCGTTGAAATACAAGCAAATTCGTTTGTGATCAATATTGATGACTAAAGTCTAAGTTAGAATAAAATTTGGAAAGCGTTGAAAGCAGAGAGTATCCTTACAGTttttgttgtcatggtaacgagaTGAATCTGGAAGTACGATTTTCAGTATTGTTTGAATGTCAATGTCATCAAGCTCACCAGGTATCaggtattttttattttatttcatttcttcttctttttttttggggggggggagggaaattTAAGCATAATAAAGATGAAAACAGGTAAACGCATGATCTTGCAGACATTTCTATAACCATGACTTTTATCGTCGGTGGCTAACGTAaggccccctcacacctgagcgaattgcctgaaatatgacttgcgATGGCTTGCGAaaggcatttttggaaaaatcgttttcaatggtaattgatagtaagtcatatttacccttcgtgtttgggttcgtacaccttctgaactaacagttgcgattattcaaattcgcacgggatttttgaacatgtttaaaatttcccGACGAATTGAAAAATCGTCTGTCATTCGCATGTCTTATTTAGTCTGCGGTAATCGTTCGTTGATCGTTCGTGTGCTATTGTCACGCATAGTCCCTCATCGCGCTTTTGCCAAGGTGGACCGATCTCGAAAGAACTCTAAACGAAGCAACACGATGACTAAATATGACTTGCGCATAGAAACgaagatactatgacaaacgtATTTTCGCTTGCCATCTTCCATGCGAAGGGAAACTAAGATTGACTTTTACTAAATTTGAAAGGCGATGCATACACGAAGGCAAGTCGAAGAGATACTATGGCAAACTATGGATTGCGAAGTGATACGAATACGAGCGAATGACCTGACGAAAAAAAATTGGCGAATGCTGAGCTGCTCTATGTGACCAGCCACTCACCACGCAACCCATATATTTTTATAAACATTCCACCTGAAAGTTTCAAAGTATCTTCAGAAAAATGGAAGATGCAGCCCGCCTCAGAGTCCATTATTTACTGGCAATGGCTCAGAATGATATTATACATCAGCAGCTGAACCTACACCAGTTCATCAGAGGCCGCTTCAGATGGAGACGAGGCTTCAGACGACGTCGTATCTGGAGAAGGACGTGGCTGAACCCTGCCAGAAGAAGGGCTTTTGGAATCTACGACCAGCTGTTGGTTGAGCTCAGAAGAGAAGACCCTTcgactttcaagaaatttctctGCATGCCCCCTGAACTCTACGATGAAATCCTGGAGACGGTCAGAGGAAGAATCAGGAGGCAGTACACCTGGTACAGGGAGCCGCTGGAAGAAGGTCTCAAGTTGGCAGCTACTCGATCTCCGTCATCTTGTGTCTGGCACCAAGTACTCCGACATGCAGTATGGGTGGAGGGTGCCTGAAAACGCCCTATCTGTAGTGGCCAGGGAAGCGTGTCAGGCCATATGTGACGAGTATGCAGATGAAGTCATGACAGCCCCTTCAACCCCTGATGGATGGAAACAACTTGCTGGAGGTGGATTCTACAAGCGGTGGAATTTTCCTCACTGTGTGGCAGCTATTGATGGCAAGCATGTGACCATCAGAAAGCCTCCTCTGTCCGGCTCGCTATGCTGCAACTACAAGGGCTTTTTAGTATAATCCTGTTGGCTATAGTGGACAGTGACTACAAATTTATCTGGTGCGATGTTGGTGGTAGGTATGATACAATAGGGGAAAGGGGGTAGGTCGAGTCAATTTAGGGGTACGTCAGATTTGTTATCACCTCACCTCCATTGTTACTGTTTcaatatttatctattttttttgctaaaatgatagcaattggggcaattcatttcagtttttgcttgataccctttttcttcttcaaaaacgtgctttaagaataattaataacATTGGATgtttatttcacacaaatgatcttttgtgtagaagcaaaaatctgaaactgattgattgattttattattattattattattattattattattattattattattattattattattttatttggcAGAAAACATGTAATATATAATCAATTACAAAGCtcaaaacaatcaatcaatacaataacacaaaaataccGTAACACTGAATGCACCTGACAGGGCTGCCAGGCGTTGGGCAAGTTAACTAAATAACTGTAGTCCGCGGACCGCCCTAACCTATATCCCTTCCAGATGCATCCAGCGTTACAGATTTATGTGCCACTGATTATCATAAGATATTCATATCTGTACTTTTTTAAATCTCttgcaaaaaatacaaaaactatGTAAAttttttcattataatgttggtatttttatgtataaattttcaattgatgaGCTTCCTGATATTTTTCCACTTATGTTCATAACAAATAACTCTTTTCATATCTACCCAACTCGTCATCGTGATAaatatcaccttccacgtactcgcacaacttttgcggaaaaaaaaaacaaacattaatgtTTACAATGCCAAAAATACTGGAATCTTCCGGctgattttactgtttatctTTGACGTCCTTTAAATGTAAATGTTGCGTAGATGATTTCTCTGGCCGCACTGAAATCTGGACTGACCTGGTCGCTTTTATACTCCCCGAGgagcgcacacacacgtacgagaACGCCTGATCTATATTCTTTTGTCTTCGTTTCCAATCGCTCGCCATATCAAACCATTGCTCATTGTTCGTTCGTGTTATCGGGTCATATCAACCCTTCGCTCGTCTTCGGCCGCAATTTACTCAAAGAAGTGAACCGAAAAATCGCTATCCTTCGCATGTCATATTTATCCTTCGCTTACCGTTCGTTAATCATATTTGACTTTAGCTTATAATCGGATGATTTGAAggcaatttcatttgaaatcgTTGAATTCGCGCGCATTTCGTGCGTTTTGCCCATTCGTCCCCCTTCGTCCCCCTacattcgctcaggtgtgagggggcttTAAGCGGTGTTGTCAACGAAGGGACATTTAGGTAATGAATTCCTCGGATATGGTAGCCTGAAGTACTCAAGGAACAGTTGTTTGGAAACGTATTGTATGGAAATGACACCAGTAATCATTTGCACTTTCTCGCTTCCAACACTACCAACATGCTACCTGTTTAATATTGAAGATCACTTGGCATTGTTGTAAGacgatgtacatgtactggtatatataattatattatttttcatgatattttcGCTTCAACTTACTATAATACACactatgtaatataatataatataatataatataatataatataatataatataatataatataatataatataatataatacgatataataaaatataatataatataatatcatatcatatcatatggtattataatataatataatgtgaaatgataaagtattacatataaatatatatatatatctatatatatatatgaccgtgcatcacaaaacgttaatgaacaaaaagtggcacacactgattttgcgtgaggactgaaaataagtgatcCAAAACGCACTTGCAAAACGAAACGTGAAAGGAATCAGCGGGATTCAGCTGATTCACAGTGTGGTGGAGCGACGAGTGGATCTCTTCAGCAAGGTCACTTCTACGAAACGGTCGCCGGTCATTCACCAGGAGCAGCACTCCGGAATGACGCAGGGAAGGGGAAATCTCTTCAGTATTCTCACGACGTCTACCAAACGATCTCTGCTCATTCAACCGGAGCAGCTGCGCGCCCAGATTGCTCAGAGAATCGTACATCTCTGCAGCACCCTCAGGTCTACGAGGCAATCCCAGATCAATCAAAGGAAacattatttgaagagtttgttcacaaaaaaccgataagtccatttttgaagattttcaagtacggtctctgtcataaagtacaaaataataactttcaaaggatatattggtcactatataattataaaggtacatttttaaagttatggtcgaaagaagcaattttttttcttattattctctttatttttcttgacctttaatcgcaaatatctccgtttggcaaaaatgaacttatcggtttttgtgaacaaactcttcatttggaGATGAGGATAAAAAGTTTGATGACATCGATCTTCACCTGTACGATTACGACTTCTTTGCCGAGGATGACTAAGTGGTCGTCACCGCCCTTTACGAATTCAGCGATGTGAACAAACCACGAAAGTAATCCGAACATGGAAGATTAATCGAATAGGAAACACCAGTCATTGGTAGTTATCACAAACTAATAGAATCTGCTGGAATAGATATTGAAATGGCTAAATATATTTTCACGGTATATAATGCCAGGTTGTAGCTAAACATGACTGTCTGCTTCTCATGAAAACATTTACCTCACAACTCTTTAATCTCTGTTTCACAGATGACGCTTTAATAACGACACACTGCTgaaattttcatcatattacTGATTTCCTTTTATTCATTATTGTTTAAACAAACCGAATATGAAGCCTTTTAAAATGCACCTTTTATTGAAGTAAAGTAGTCAAAATAGATAGTGTAACTTGGCTATGTCATCCTTTTTTTCTAAGCCAAAACACACATCAAAACTATCCACGCATGGAATATGACGCCTTTCTAGCGACCAGGAGGTCGTAAGTTCGAGTTCCATCCTAGAGTATGTGCAGGTGTAAGCAGAAATATTTATTGCCTTAAAAATGTGTAGCGTTTTTGTTGATAAGTAAATGACGTACTGATGACACTTtggtatgatttttttaaagtaccAATTGCATTTAGTTATCATCTACC
The sequence above is a segment of the Diadema setosum chromosome 12, eeDiaSeto1, whole genome shotgun sequence genome. Coding sequences within it:
- the LOC140235882 gene encoding uncharacterized protein, translated to MKSWRRSEEESGGSTPGTGSRWKKVSSWQLLDLRHLVSGTKYSDMQYGWRVPENALSVVAREACQAICDEYADEVMTAPSTPDGWKQLAGGGFYKRWNFPHCVAAIDGKHVTIRKPPLSGSLCCNYKGFLV